In one window of Comamonas testosteroni DNA:
- the leuC gene encoding 3-isopropylmalate dehydratase large subunit, which yields MGRTLYDKIFDEHVVHTEEDGTSVLYIDRHLVHEVTSPQAFEGLRMAGRKLWRVSSVVATADHNTPTDGWERGYDGIADPISKEQITTLNSNIAEFGSAAFFPFMDKGQGIVHVMGPEQGATLPGMTVVCGDSHTSTHGAFGALAHGIGTSEVEHVMATQTLLAKKAKNMLVQVNGKVAPGITAKDIVLAIIGKIGTAGGTGYTIEFAGEAIRDLSVEGRMTVCNMAIEGGARAGLVAVDDKTIHYIKGRPLAPTGGEWDAAVSYWKTLHSDADAKFDRVVELDAADIVPQVTWGTSPEMVLGIDAVVPDPDKEKDSNKRGAIERALTYMALEPGKPINDIFVDKVFIGSCTNSRIEDMREAAAVVKKLGQKVAKNIKLAMVVPGSGLVKEQAEREGLDQIFKAAGFEWREPGCSMCLAMNADRLEPGERCASTSNRNFEGRQGAGGRTHLVSPAMAAAAAIHGHFVDIRQFA from the coding sequence ATGGGACGCACCCTCTACGACAAGATTTTTGACGAGCACGTCGTTCACACCGAGGAAGACGGCACCTCTGTCCTCTATATCGACCGCCATCTGGTGCACGAAGTCACCAGCCCCCAGGCCTTCGAAGGTCTGCGTATGGCCGGACGCAAGCTGTGGCGCGTCAGCTCCGTGGTGGCCACGGCCGACCACAACACCCCCACCGACGGCTGGGAGCGCGGCTATGACGGCATTGCCGACCCCATCAGCAAGGAACAGATCACCACGCTGAACAGCAATATTGCCGAGTTCGGCTCGGCCGCCTTCTTTCCCTTCATGGACAAGGGCCAGGGCATTGTTCACGTCATGGGCCCCGAGCAAGGCGCGACCCTGCCCGGCATGACCGTGGTCTGCGGCGACAGCCACACCTCCACCCATGGCGCTTTCGGCGCGCTGGCCCACGGCATCGGCACCTCCGAGGTCGAGCATGTGATGGCCACCCAGACCCTGCTGGCCAAGAAGGCCAAGAACATGCTGGTGCAGGTCAACGGCAAGGTCGCGCCCGGCATCACCGCCAAGGACATCGTGCTGGCCATCATCGGCAAGATCGGCACCGCCGGCGGCACGGGCTACACCATAGAGTTTGCCGGCGAAGCCATCCGCGACCTGAGCGTGGAAGGCCGCATGACGGTCTGCAACATGGCCATCGAAGGCGGCGCTCGCGCAGGTCTCGTGGCCGTGGACGACAAGACCATCCACTACATCAAGGGCCGCCCCCTGGCGCCCACGGGTGGCGAATGGGATGCCGCCGTCAGCTACTGGAAGACGCTGCATTCCGACGCCGATGCGAAGTTCGACCGCGTGGTGGAGCTGGACGCCGCCGATATCGTGCCCCAGGTGACCTGGGGCACCAGCCCCGAGATGGTGCTGGGCATCGATGCCGTCGTTCCCGATCCCGACAAGGAAAAGGACTCCAACAAGCGCGGCGCCATCGAACGTGCGCTGACCTATATGGCGCTGGAACCCGGCAAGCCCATCAACGACATCTTTGTCGACAAGGTGTTCATCGGCTCGTGCACCAACAGCCGCATCGAGGACATGCGCGAAGCCGCCGCCGTGGTCAAGAAGCTGGGCCAGAAGGTCGCCAAGAACATCAAGCTGGCCATGGTCGTGCCCGGCTCCGGTCTGGTCAAGGAACAGGCCGAGCGTGAAGGCCTGGACCAGATCTTCAAGGCCGCCGGCTTTGAGTGGCGCGAACCCGGCTGCTCCATGTGCCTGGCCATGAACGCCGACCGCCTGGAGCCCGGCGAGCGCTGCGCGTCGACTTCGAACCGCAACTTCGAAGGCCGTCAGGGCGCCGGTGGCCGCACCCACCTCGTCAGCCCCGCCATGGCCGCCGCGGCTGCCATCCATGGTCACTTTGTCGACATCCGTCAATTTGCGTAA
- a CDS encoding tetratricopeptide repeat protein, whose amino-acid sequence MSDSEPSELPAMASGAPLLHRSRCWGQVCLLAAALALGGTALPAVAKGKTPAKSSAAAPAKSSKSTKSTNSTKSTTAGAAKSSSAKSAGKAGKKGRAGRNAAVAGAAAAGAAAAAPLGREHWTPEARGNQAEDAKELAAMRAAAQTGDAKAQYLLGSRYRFGKGVNQDLAQAVHWYRQSADQGYAPAQSDLGVLYANGRGVALDEAQAVNWYRKAADQGDGIAQNNLGLMYAEGRGVAADDAQAVQWFERSAKSGEAAGQYSLGVMLSSGRGVKEDGRAALQWFEQAADKGHADAQYNTGMIYAVGALVPQDLTRAARWLEKSAGQGNAAAQSSLGFLYANGQGVPQDAGQAARWFDRAAKQGYTLAQSNLAAMYVSGQGVQKDMGKAYFWLTIAHAKDPSLQSRMLAAEQALSAAERLKVQREVRNWKAGKE is encoded by the coding sequence ATGTCCGACAGTGAGCCTTCCGAGTTGCCAGCCATGGCTTCTGGAGCGCCCCTCTTGCACCGCAGCCGTTGCTGGGGTCAGGTCTGCCTGCTGGCAGCTGCGCTGGCGCTGGGCGGCACTGCCTTGCCGGCTGTGGCTAAAGGCAAGACCCCGGCCAAATCCAGTGCGGCCGCGCCAGCCAAATCATCCAAGTCCACCAAGTCCACCAATTCCACCAAGAGCACGACTGCAGGTGCTGCCAAATCTTCATCGGCAAAGTCCGCCGGCAAGGCCGGTAAAAAAGGGCGCGCCGGCCGCAATGCAGCGGTCGCTGGTGCTGCGGCAGCAGGTGCGGCAGCGGCCGCTCCGCTGGGCCGTGAGCATTGGACGCCGGAGGCCAGGGGCAACCAGGCCGAAGATGCCAAGGAGCTGGCCGCCATGCGTGCAGCCGCACAGACGGGCGACGCCAAGGCCCAGTATCTGCTGGGCTCGCGCTACCGTTTTGGCAAAGGCGTGAACCAGGACCTGGCACAGGCCGTGCACTGGTATCGCCAGTCGGCCGACCAGGGCTATGCCCCTGCGCAATCCGATCTGGGAGTGCTCTACGCCAATGGGCGGGGCGTGGCTCTGGACGAGGCGCAGGCTGTGAACTGGTACCGCAAGGCGGCAGATCAGGGCGACGGCATCGCCCAGAACAATCTGGGTCTGATGTATGCCGAGGGTCGCGGCGTGGCGGCCGATGATGCACAGGCTGTGCAATGGTTCGAGCGTTCGGCCAAAAGCGGCGAGGCGGCAGGTCAGTACAGCCTGGGGGTGATGCTCTCCAGCGGCCGGGGCGTCAAGGAGGACGGTCGGGCCGCCTTGCAATGGTTCGAGCAGGCGGCCGACAAAGGCCATGCCGACGCCCAGTACAACACCGGCATGATCTATGCCGTAGGTGCGCTGGTGCCGCAGGATCTGACGCGCGCGGCGCGGTGGCTGGAAAAGTCCGCCGGCCAGGGCAATGCGGCGGCTCAGTCGTCTCTGGGTTTTCTGTATGCCAACGGCCAGGGCGTGCCGCAGGATGCAGGCCAGGCGGCGCGCTGGTTCGATCGCGCAGCCAAGCAGGGCTACACACTGGCGCAGTCGAATCTGGCAGCCATGTATGTCAGCGGTCAGGGGGTTCAAAAAGACATGGGCAAGGCCTATTTCTGGCTGACCATCGCTCATGCCAAGGATCCCTCGCTGCAAAGTCGCATGCTGGCGGCGGAGCAGGCATTGAGCGCCGCAGAGCGGCTGAAGGTGCAGCGCGAGGTGCGCAACTGGAAGGCCGGCAAGGAGTGA
- the leuB gene encoding 3-isopropylmalate dehydrogenase, whose product MKIAVLPGDGIGPEIVAEAVKVLEALNLGLEMETAPVGGAGYEAAGHPLPPATLKLAQEADAILFGAVGDWKYDTLDRPLRPEQAILGLRKALGLFANFRPAICYKELTHASSLKPELVAGLDILIIRELTGDIYFGQPRGRRVAPDGHFPGAEEAFDTMRYTRPEIERIAHVAFQAAQKRSKRVTSVDKANVLETFQLWKDVVTEVAKQYPDVALDHMYVDNAAMQLVKEPKRFDVVVTGNMFGDILSDEASMLTGSIGMLPSASLNDKKQGLYEPSHGSAPDIAGKGIANPLATILSAAMMLRFSLGQEAAALKIEAAVQKVLADGLRTADIYSEGTTKVSTREMGDAVVKALAGV is encoded by the coding sequence ATGAAGATTGCAGTTTTGCCCGGTGATGGCATCGGTCCCGAAATCGTCGCGGAAGCCGTCAAGGTGCTTGAGGCCCTGAATCTGGGTCTGGAGATGGAAACCGCTCCCGTGGGCGGCGCCGGCTACGAAGCTGCCGGCCACCCCCTGCCCCCCGCCACGCTGAAGCTGGCCCAGGAAGCCGACGCGATTCTGTTCGGTGCCGTGGGCGACTGGAAGTACGACACACTGGACCGCCCCCTGCGTCCCGAGCAGGCCATCCTCGGCCTGCGCAAGGCCCTGGGCCTGTTCGCCAACTTCCGTCCCGCCATCTGCTACAAGGAACTGACCCACGCCTCCAGCCTCAAGCCCGAGCTGGTGGCGGGCCTGGACATCCTGATCATCCGCGAGCTGACCGGCGACATCTACTTCGGCCAGCCACGCGGCCGCCGTGTGGCTCCCGATGGTCACTTCCCCGGTGCCGAGGAAGCCTTCGACACCATGCGCTACACCCGTCCCGAGATCGAGCGCATCGCCCATGTCGCCTTCCAGGCTGCCCAAAAGCGCAGCAAGCGCGTGACCAGCGTGGACAAGGCCAATGTGCTGGAAACCTTCCAGCTGTGGAAGGACGTGGTCACCGAAGTCGCCAAGCAGTACCCCGATGTGGCGCTGGACCACATGTACGTGGACAACGCCGCCATGCAGCTGGTCAAGGAGCCCAAGCGCTTCGACGTGGTGGTCACCGGCAATATGTTCGGCGACATCCTCTCCGACGAAGCCTCCATGCTGACCGGCTCCATCGGCATGCTGCCCAGCGCCAGCCTGAACGACAAGAAGCAAGGCCTGTACGAGCCCAGCCACGGCTCGGCCCCCGATATCGCCGGCAAGGGCATTGCCAATCCTCTGGCCACCATCCTCTCGGCCGCCATGATGCTGCGCTTCAGCCTGGGCCAGGAAGCAGCCGCCCTGAAGATCGAAGCCGCCGTGCAAAAGGTGCTGGCCGACGGCCTGCGCACCGCCGACATCTACAGCGAAGGCACGACCAAGGTCAGCACCCGTGAAATGGGCGATGCCGTGGTCAAGGCCCTGGCCGGCGTCTGA
- the asd gene encoding aspartate-semialdehyde dehydrogenase, translating to MSKQLVGLVGWRGMVGSVLMDRMQAEGDFALIEPVFFSTSNAGGKAPAMATVHTELKDANDIAELSKCDIIITCQGGDYTKEVFPKIRAAGWSGHWIDAASSLRMESDAVIVLDPVNDDLIQQKLAAGGKNWIGGNCTNSILLMGLGGLFKAGLVEWVSSMTYQAASGGGANHMRELLKGMGVVHAAVADELATPASAILEIDRKVAQTIREDVPTEFFGAPLAGGLIPWIDAQLPNGQSKEEWKGQAEVNKILGTEATIPVDGLCVRIGAMRCHSLALTLKLKKDLPLQEIEALIKGGNPWVKFVANERALTVKELTPAATTGGLDVAVGRVRKLNMGPEYVSAFVIGDQLLWGAAEPLRRMLRILLAA from the coding sequence ATGAGCAAGCAATTGGTAGGTTTGGTGGGCTGGCGCGGCATGGTCGGCTCCGTGCTGATGGATCGTATGCAGGCCGAAGGCGACTTCGCGCTGATCGAGCCCGTGTTCTTCTCCACCTCCAATGCCGGCGGCAAGGCTCCTGCCATGGCCACCGTGCACACCGAGCTGAAGGACGCCAACGACATCGCCGAGCTGTCCAAGTGCGACATCATCATCACCTGCCAGGGCGGCGACTACACCAAGGAAGTCTTCCCCAAGATCCGCGCTGCCGGCTGGAGTGGCCACTGGATTGACGCCGCCTCCTCGCTGCGCATGGAGAGCGACGCCGTCATCGTGCTCGACCCCGTCAACGACGACCTGATCCAGCAAAAGCTGGCCGCCGGCGGCAAGAACTGGATCGGTGGCAACTGCACCAACTCCATCCTGCTGATGGGTCTGGGCGGTCTGTTCAAGGCCGGTCTGGTGGAATGGGTCTCCTCCATGACCTACCAGGCCGCATCGGGCGGTGGCGCCAACCATATGCGCGAGCTGCTCAAGGGCATGGGCGTGGTGCACGCCGCCGTCGCCGACGAGCTGGCAACCCCTGCTTCGGCGATTCTGGAAATCGACCGCAAGGTAGCCCAGACCATCCGCGAAGATGTGCCCACCGAATTCTTCGGCGCGCCTCTGGCCGGCGGCCTGATCCCCTGGATCGACGCGCAGCTGCCCAACGGCCAGTCCAAGGAAGAATGGAAGGGCCAGGCCGAGGTCAACAAGATTCTCGGCACCGAAGCCACCATCCCCGTGGACGGCCTGTGCGTGCGCATTGGCGCCATGCGCTGCCACTCCCTGGCCCTGACCCTGAAGCTCAAGAAGGACCTGCCCCTGCAAGAGATCGAAGCTCTGATCAAGGGCGGCAACCCCTGGGTCAAGTTCGTGGCCAACGAGCGCGCCCTGACCGTCAAGGAGCTGACTCCCGCAGCGACCACAGGCGGCCTTGACGTTGCCGTGGGCCGCGTTCGCAAGCTCAATATGGGCCCTGAGTACGTTTCGGCCTTCGTGATCGGCGACCAGCTGCTGTGGGGCGCTGCCGAGCCGCTGCGCCGCATGCTGCGCATCCTGCTGGCTGCCTGA
- a CDS encoding LysR substrate-binding domain-containing protein has translation MKNSERSFARRIDLTSLQLFVAVCELGSIGRAAEREFIAASAVSKRLSDLEATVDTALLYRHSRGVTLTPAGESLLHHARNVLYGLERMQGELSEYADGVRGHVRMHANMSAIVQFLPEDLGAFAREHSQIKIDLQEHLSPDVLSAVAEGTADIGICTLGNIRSSEGQQATVQLTQGNVPLQYRSYRTDRLVVVVPERHALAERESVAFTEVLEWDIVGLHAGSSISLAMRSAAAQAGHPLHQRIQVTSLDAMCRMIDNGLGLGLLPDRAFELMHGVGHLRAVQLTDDWAHRELCVVARDFEALPVTTRLLVDHLCPASAKA, from the coding sequence ATGAAGAATTCAGAGCGCAGTTTTGCGCGCCGCATCGATCTCACCTCGCTTCAGCTGTTCGTCGCCGTGTGCGAACTGGGCAGCATTGGCCGCGCCGCTGAACGCGAGTTCATTGCAGCCTCGGCCGTCAGCAAGCGGCTGTCCGACCTGGAAGCGACGGTGGACACCGCCCTGCTCTATCGCCACAGCCGCGGCGTGACGCTGACGCCGGCCGGCGAGAGCCTGCTGCACCATGCGCGCAATGTGCTGTACGGGCTGGAGCGCATGCAAGGCGAGCTCTCCGAGTACGCCGACGGCGTGCGCGGCCATGTGCGCATGCACGCCAATATGTCGGCCATCGTGCAGTTTCTGCCCGAAGACCTGGGGGCCTTTGCGCGCGAACACAGCCAGATCAAGATCGATCTGCAGGAGCACCTGAGCCCCGACGTGCTGAGCGCCGTGGCCGAGGGCACGGCCGATATCGGCATCTGCACGCTGGGCAATATCAGGAGCAGCGAAGGCCAGCAGGCCACCGTTCAGCTGACCCAGGGCAATGTGCCGCTGCAGTACCGCAGCTATCGTACAGACCGGTTGGTCGTCGTCGTGCCCGAGCGCCATGCCCTGGCCGAACGCGAAAGCGTGGCCTTCACCGAAGTGCTGGAATGGGACATCGTCGGCCTGCATGCGGGCTCCTCGATCAGCCTGGCCATGCGCTCTGCTGCGGCCCAGGCCGGTCATCCGCTGCACCAGCGCATCCAGGTCACCAGCCTGGACGCCATGTGCCGCATGATCGACAACGGCCTGGGACTGGGCCTGCTGCCCGACCGCGCCTTCGAGCTGATGCATGGCGTGGGCCATCTGCGCGCCGTGCAGCTCACCGACGACTGGGCGCACCGCGAACTCTGCGTGGTGGCCCGCGACTTTGAAGCGCTGCCGGTGACCACCCGCCTGCTGGTCGATCACCTCTGCCCTGCCAGTGCCAAGGCCTGA
- the leuD gene encoding 3-isopropylmalate dehydratase small subunit, translated as MQKFTVHKGLVAPMDRENVDTDAIIPKQFLKSIKKTGFGPNLFDEWRYLDQPGQPGVPEADRKPNPDFVLNQPRFKGASILIARKNFGCGSSREHAPWALDQYGFRAILAPSFADIFFNNSFKNGLLPIALPEATIDQLFNDVAAFPGYELTIDLERQVIVRPQGEEIAFDVIAFRKYCLLNGFDDIGLTMRHADKIKAFEAERLAQKPWLAHTLLQK; from the coding sequence ATGCAAAAATTCACCGTGCACAAGGGCCTTGTCGCCCCGATGGACCGCGAGAACGTCGACACCGACGCCATCATCCCCAAGCAGTTCCTGAAGTCCATCAAGAAGACCGGCTTCGGCCCCAATCTGTTTGACGAGTGGCGCTATCTGGACCAGCCCGGCCAGCCCGGTGTGCCCGAAGCCGACCGCAAGCCCAACCCAGACTTCGTGCTCAACCAGCCCCGCTTCAAGGGCGCCAGCATCCTGATCGCGCGCAAGAACTTCGGCTGCGGCTCCAGCCGCGAGCATGCGCCCTGGGCCCTGGACCAGTACGGCTTCCGCGCCATCCTGGCCCCCAGCTTTGCCGACATCTTCTTCAACAACAGCTTCAAGAACGGTCTGCTGCCCATCGCTCTGCCCGAGGCGACGATCGACCAGCTGTTCAACGACGTGGCGGCCTTCCCCGGCTACGAGCTGACCATTGACCTGGAGCGCCAGGTCATCGTGCGCCCCCAGGGCGAAGAGATCGCCTTCGACGTCATCGCCTTTCGCAAGTACTGCCTGCTCAACGGCTTTGACGACATCGGCCTGACCATGCGCCATGCCGACAAGATCAAGGCCTTCGAAGCCGAGCGCCTGGCGCAAAAGCCCTGGCTGGCGCATACGCTCTTGCAGAAATAA
- the dnaJ gene encoding molecular chaperone DnaJ, translating into MSKRDYYEVLGVAKSASDDDIKKAYRKLAMKFHPDRNQGDKAKEAEEKFKEVKEAYEMLSDSQKRAAYDQYGHAGVDPNRGMGGGEGFGGFAEAFGDIFGDMFNGGGGGRGGRGGRQVYRGNDLSYSMEITLEEAAKGKDAQIRIPSWDSCDTCSGSGAKPGTSTKTCTTCNGMGTVQMRQGFFSVQQTCPHCRGTGKIIPEPCTSCGGQGKVKRQKTLEVKIPAGIDDGMRIRSAGNGEPGTNGGPAGDLYIEIRVKDHDIFERDGDDLHCNVPVSFITAALGGEIEVPTLQGKAAIDIPEGTQAGKQFRLRGKGIKGIRSSYPGDLYCHIVVETPVKLTEYQRKLLKDLDESLKKGGSKHSPSGESWTDRLKSFFS; encoded by the coding sequence ATGTCCAAACGTGACTACTATGAAGTTCTGGGCGTTGCCAAAAGCGCCTCGGACGATGACATCAAGAAGGCCTATCGCAAGCTGGCGATGAAGTTCCACCCTGACCGCAATCAGGGCGACAAGGCCAAGGAAGCCGAGGAAAAGTTCAAGGAGGTCAAAGAGGCCTACGAGATGCTTTCCGATAGCCAGAAACGCGCGGCCTACGACCAGTACGGCCATGCCGGCGTGGACCCCAATCGCGGCATGGGCGGCGGCGAGGGCTTTGGTGGCTTTGCCGAGGCCTTTGGCGACATCTTTGGCGATATGTTCAACGGCGGCGGCGGTGGCCGCGGCGGTCGCGGCGGCCGCCAGGTCTACCGCGGCAACGATCTCAGCTATTCCATGGAAATCACCCTGGAAGAGGCTGCCAAGGGCAAGGATGCCCAGATCCGCATTCCGAGCTGGGACAGCTGCGACACCTGCAGCGGCAGCGGCGCCAAGCCCGGCACCAGCACCAAGACCTGCACCACCTGCAACGGCATGGGCACGGTGCAGATGCGCCAGGGCTTTTTCAGCGTGCAGCAGACCTGCCCGCACTGCCGTGGCACGGGAAAGATCATCCCCGAGCCCTGCACATCCTGCGGCGGCCAGGGCAAGGTCAAGCGCCAGAAGACGCTGGAAGTGAAGATTCCAGCCGGCATCGACGACGGCATGCGTATCCGCTCGGCCGGCAATGGCGAACCTGGCACCAATGGCGGCCCGGCAGGCGACCTCTATATCGAGATTCGCGTCAAGGACCATGACATCTTCGAGCGCGACGGCGACGATCTGCACTGCAACGTGCCCGTGAGCTTCATCACCGCCGCCCTGGGTGGCGAAATCGAAGTACCCACGCTGCAAGGCAAGGCTGCGATCGACATTCCCGAAGGCACGCAAGCCGGCAAGCAGTTCCGCCTGCGCGGCAAGGGCATCAAGGGCATTCGCTCCAGCTACCCCGGCGATCTGTACTGCCACATCGTGGTGGAGACTCCGGTCAAGCTCACCGAGTACCAGCGCAAGCTGCTCAAGGACCTGGACGAATCGCTCAAGAAAGGCGGCTCCAAGCATTCGCCCAGCGGCGAAAGCTGGACGGACCGCCTGAAGAGCTTCTTCAGCTAG